The Salicibibacter halophilus DNA window CGGTTGTAATGATCACATCCGGTCTTTTTCGTAAATAAAGCCACAGCGATTTGCCGGCATTATAGGCAAACTTGAACATAAACCGAAACAGGTAATGTCTCCCCCCGTGAAGAAGAAAAGACATGGGGTAACGCGTGGCCATTTTTTCGGTCACCGCGGTTTTTTCCGTGACGATATGGCAGTCGTATTCCTCTGTGAGTGGGTGCAGCTGTAAAAGTTGGGTCAGGTGACCGCCGACAGATGAGATAAGCATGATTTTTCTTTTTTTCATGGTGATGGATGTTCCTCCACGACTTGATCATAAAGACGAATCACGTCTTGGATGATGGTATGCGTGTCATAACGGTTTGCTTTTTCAAAGCCCTTGTTAATCTGGTTTTTTAGTAATTCGGGCTGCGTTAATGTGTGGTGAATCGCTGACGTTAAGGATGTAATGTTTTTCGGTGCCGCCAAAGTCCCGGCTCCTTCTGACAACAGATGAGAAAGACCGCCGACATGGCTGGCAACGACCGGGGTGCCGCATGCCATGGCTTCCAGTGCGACAAGCCCGAACCCTTCCATATGGGAAGGGAGCACAAATAAGTCGGCATGGGTCATAAAACGTGCCACTTCGTCCTGGGGTTTCGGTCCATGGAAATGGGTAATGTCACGCAACTCCAGGGCGTCGACACAGGCATGGAGCCTCTGCTCATAGTCTTGATTCTTCGCGGCACCGATAAGGTGAAGATGGATATTTTCTCCGCTTTGTTGCAAAACGGAAATGGCAGACAAAAGTTCTTCCACGCCTTTTTCTTTCACGAGGTTTCCGACAAAAAGAAGATGTATTTCCCCGTCCACTTGGCGGAAGGGACTGGCTTCTTCTTTTCGCGGATAAAAAATCGTGCGGTTAACGCCCATATTTAAAAGCGATACACGGTATTCGGGAACATTGTACGTCGTGACGACCTCCCGATAGAGGGCGGGTCCCACGGTGATTACGTGAGCAGCATCTCTTAGGATAAGCTGGGTCAGTTTTTTAAAAAAAGTCCCTTTTCGTGCCATTTTATCCAAATCTCCTCCGTGGACGGTGACGATATAGGGTGCTTTGCGCACACGGGAAAAGAGTCTGGCGAACACGCCTGATGGAAA harbors:
- the pssD gene encoding PssD/Cps14F family polysaccharide biosynthesis glycosyltransferase, whose translation is MKKRKIMLISSVGGHLTQLLQLHPLTEEYDCHIVTEKTAVTEKMATRYPMSFLLHGGRHYLFRFMFKFAYNAGKSLWLYLRKRPDVIITTGTHTAVPMCYIAKCFRKKIIFIESFAKTQSPTLSGQLVYPVADLFIVQWETMLTHYPKAVYGGSIY
- a CDS encoding glycosyltransferase — protein: MRVLVISNMFPGPTSPFFGIFVKNQVEGLQAAGVDLTVAANNDPRSGKMHVLKKHLLWSASAIRRFTKPYDLIHAHYAFPSGVFARLFSRVRKAPYIVTVHGGDLDKMARKGTFFKKLTQLILRDAAHVITVGPALYREVVTTYNVPEYRVSLLNMGVNRTIFYPRKEEASPFRQVDGEIHLLFVGNLVKEKGVEELLSAISVLQQSGENIHLHLIGAAKNQDYEQRLHACVDALELRDITHFHGPKPQDEVARFMTHADLFVLPSHMEGFGLVALEAMACGTPVVASHVGGLSHLLSEGAGTLAAPKNITSLTSAIHHTLTQPELLKNQINKGFEKANRYDTHTIIQDVIRLYDQVVEEHPSP